A window from Methylocystis sp. MJC1 encodes these proteins:
- the metW gene encoding methionine biosynthesis protein MetW — MTLAQHPRLDHLLIADMVEPGARVLDVGCGDGALLQLLARTRNIDGRGVELSQRGVNECVAKGLSVIQGDADTDLADYPDDGFDYVILSQTLQATRHPREALRNMLRIGRRAIVSFPNFGYWRVRAQLVLRGRMPVTGNLSYSWHDTPNIHLCTIRDFVELVDNLGAHIERGFALDHAGAPIRVNAPWWVWNLLGEQAIFLLERDAPFK, encoded by the coding sequence ATGACCCTCGCTCAACATCCTCGCCTCGATCATCTGCTGATCGCTGACATGGTCGAACCGGGCGCCCGCGTGCTCGACGTCGGCTGCGGCGACGGCGCGCTTTTGCAGCTTCTCGCGCGGACGAGGAATATCGACGGGCGCGGCGTCGAACTCTCGCAACGCGGCGTGAACGAATGCGTCGCCAAGGGATTGTCCGTCATTCAGGGCGACGCGGATACGGATCTCGCGGATTACCCCGACGACGGATTCGACTATGTGATTCTGTCGCAGACATTGCAGGCGACGCGCCATCCGCGCGAAGCGCTTCGCAATATGCTGCGCATCGGTCGCCGCGCGATCGTCTCTTTCCCGAACTTCGGCTATTGGCGTGTGCGCGCCCAGCTCGTCCTTCGCGGCCGCATGCCGGTGACCGGCAATTTATCCTATAGCTGGCACGACACGCCAAATATTCATTTGTGTACAATCCGCGACTTCGTGGAGCTTGTTGACAATCTCGGCGCCCATATCGAACGCGGTTTTGCGCTCGATCACGCAGGCGCGCCCATTCGCGTCAATGCGCCGTGGTGGGTTTGGAATCTATTGGGCGAACAAGCGATTTTCCTTTTGGAGCGTGA